Proteins found in one Rhodovulum sp. MB263 genomic segment:
- a CDS encoding follicular epithelium yolk protein subunit, with the protein MGIDVTINAGPDEHTSSVTATGSIQHVITDEERTTFKIGDAALKTAVEKYFGKKPNDAYVRSPTPWNDLYQSYSWPQVQTVLVPVRSEILGITSQPVIVKEQTFENNSQVTGTFNVGISDEVSNSATSSWSTGGTLSVSEEIKVKVGFLGTGAESKTTLSYSQSWGVGGSHSTTTTVGSTAGVSVELAPGQAIIARLTASRGVMKVRISYDAYLIGSVAVNYNPTFNGHHFYGLPVGNVMSAGGISNSVKSTENLEIGYYSNSKVELVDPKSGSVKFSYDLVNVTTGPLAVSLA; encoded by the coding sequence AACCGCCACCGGATCCATTCAGCACGTCATCACAGACGAGGAAAGGACAACCTTTAAAATTGGCGACGCCGCGCTTAAGACAGCTGTCGAGAAATATTTTGGCAAGAAGCCAAACGACGCTTATGTGCGCTCCCCAACCCCGTGGAACGACCTTTATCAGTCATATTCGTGGCCGCAGGTGCAGACCGTGCTGGTGCCTGTCCGCTCCGAAATTTTGGGAATTACGTCGCAACCAGTGATCGTCAAGGAGCAGACCTTCGAGAACAATTCGCAAGTCACGGGAACCTTTAACGTCGGCATTTCGGATGAGGTTTCGAACAGCGCCACCTCGAGCTGGAGCACGGGGGGCACTCTGTCCGTCAGCGAGGAAATCAAGGTGAAAGTGGGTTTTCTCGGAACAGGGGCAGAGTCGAAAACAACGCTCTCCTATTCTCAATCTTGGGGAGTCGGGGGCAGCCACAGCACTACCACTACTGTAGGCTCGACAGCGGGTGTGTCCGTGGAACTCGCGCCCGGTCAAGCCATAATAGCGCGCCTGACGGCCAGTCGCGGGGTCATGAAGGTGCGCATCAGCTACGACGCTTACCTGATCGGTTCGGTCGCGGTGAACTATAACCCTACCTTCAATGGCCATCACTTCTATGGGCTCCCAGTGGGCAATGTAATGTCGGCGGGCGGGATTTCCAATTCCGTTAAATCGACCGAGAATCTGGAGATCGGATATTATTCGAATTCGAAGGTTGAACTGGTCGATCCAAAATCGGGTTCCGTCAAATTTAGCTATGACCTCGTCAACGTCACGACCGGACCCTTGGCTGTTTCCTTGGCCTGA
- a CDS encoding bacteriophage spanin2 family protein → MRALLVLVLLLAGCGGLPVPLGPRIAANVQAGAENVQGQKVENAPSIVRPRAREIRQEQSENRLRADRVETVIVNVIPPWIVLVALIGWIAPSPGEIARRIREAVRRRR, encoded by the coding sequence ATGAGGGCGCTTCTCGTGCTGGTGCTTCTGCTGGCAGGCTGCGGCGGGCTGCCGGTGCCGCTCGGGCCCCGGATCGCCGCCAATGTCCAGGCCGGGGCCGAGAACGTGCAAGGGCAGAAGGTCGAGAACGCCCCCAGCATCGTGCGCCCCCGCGCCCGCGAAATCCGCCAGGAGCAATCCGAGAACCGCCTCCGCGCCGACCGCGTCGAGACCGTCATCGTCAATGTCATCCCGCCCTGGATCGTCCTGGTCGCGCTGATCGGATGGATCGCCCCCTCGCCCGGCGAGATCGCGCGGCGGATCAGAGAGGCGGTCAGGCGGCGGCGTTAA
- a CDS encoding lysozyme codes for MRRILKRGAAATALALSFVGGNEGLKTEAYLDIVGVPTVCFGETRGVALGDSYTPAECRAMFAGRLAGFEAGLDRLIAAPVEARIPDRSYVAILDWAYNVGLGAAGRSTLIRKLNAGDLRGACDELPRWRFAGGKGVRGLAIRRNKARQLCHEGLDGVPADAPFR; via the coding sequence ATGCGCAGGATCCTGAAGCGCGGCGCCGCCGCCACCGCCCTCGCGCTGAGCTTCGTCGGCGGCAATGAGGGCCTGAAGACAGAGGCTTACCTCGACATCGTCGGCGTGCCGACCGTCTGTTTCGGCGAGACGCGCGGTGTGGCGCTCGGCGACAGCTACACGCCCGCCGAATGCCGGGCGATGTTCGCCGGGAGGCTCGCCGGGTTCGAGGCCGGGCTCGACCGGCTGATCGCGGCTCCCGTCGAGGCCCGCATCCCCGACCGGAGCTATGTCGCGATCCTCGATTGGGCCTATAACGTGGGCCTCGGCGCGGCCGGGCGCTCGACGCTCATTCGCAAGCTCAACGCGGGCGATCTGCGCGGCGCCTGCGACGAGCTTCCGCGCTGGCGTTTTGCGGGCGGCAAGGGCGTGCGCGGCCTCGCAATCCGCCGCAACAAGGCGCGCCAGCTCTGCCATGAGGGGCTCGACGGGGTGCCGGCCGATGCCCCGTTCCGCTGA